The proteins below are encoded in one region of Styela clava chromosome 4, kaStyClav1.hap1.2, whole genome shotgun sequence:
- the LOC120326363 gene encoding small ribosomal subunit protein eS19-like — MGGGVTVKDVDQQLFVKHLAAFLKKSGKLKVPEWADLVKTAVRKELAPEDPDWFYIRCASTIRHLYVRGGVGVKSFTKIFGGRKRRGTRPSHFSRGSASVARRVLQSLEGIKMIQKDDLGGRRVTHQGQRDMDRIAGQVAAIKSE, encoded by the exons atGGGTGGAGGTGTCACAGTCAAGGACGTCGACCAACAGTTGTTTGTAAAACATCTTGCTGCTTTTTTAAAAAA GTCTGGCAAATTGAAGGTTCCAGAATGGGCGGATCTTGTTAAAACTGCTGTAAGGAAGGAGCTTGCACCGGAAGACCCAGATTGGTTCTATATAAGATGTGCTTCTACCATAAGACATCTTTATGTTCGTGGAGGTGTCGGAGTCAAATCTTTCACAAAGATCTTTGGAG GTCGTAAACGAAGGGGAACAAGACCTTCTCATTTCAGCAGAGGATCAGCTTCTGTCGCTCGTCGTGTTCTGCAATCCTTGGAAGGAATCAAAATGATTCAAAAGGATGATTTGGG CGGTCGGCGAGTCACACACCAAGGGCAGCGTGATATGGACAGAATTGCTGGTCAAGTAGCCGCaataaaatctgaataa
- the LOC120326349 gene encoding uncharacterized protein LOC120326349, whose product MDIPIIDFNNCGLHLENDGILVESDLEAVGTKLYKAFAASGFAYIENHGMPNAILDEIYRLSDIFFDQPHQYKMKFCSKGFAPNLCYDPMGGVTSNPERPSDFNEGFRLPAWTADNEWPDIDNMKTNVVEFQRLCKILTFRVFKALGRGMSLKDADLFCKSHNLIGHEGNRTGIRLLRYPAITEEVSLKENQTRIGEHTDFATLTLLFNDGIGGLQMKTSKGNFEDVRYIPNTILLITGDMIEFWSGGRLKSTLHRVIVPNDKEERSKIRRTVAYFASVDDEVELRELEFKDSPPKNIERKVMTSLEYFNKRFGDLFYQ is encoded by the exons ATGGATATTCCAATAATAGACTTTAACAACTGCGGACTTCACTTGGAAAACGATGGAATTCTCGTAGAATCTGATCTTGAAGCAGTTGGAACTAAACTATACAAAGCCTTTGCAGCATCAGGATTTGCTTATATCGAAAATCACGGAATGCCAAA CGCAATTCTGGACGAAATATACAGATTATCCGATATTTTCTTTGATCAACCTCATCAATACAAAATGAAGTTTTGTTCCAAGGGTTTTGCTCCCAATTTATGCTATGATCCAATGGGTGGCGTAAc GTCCAACCCTGAAAGGCCATCAGATTTCAACGAAGGTTTCCGGTTGCCTGCGTGGACTGCGGACAACGAGTGGCCTGATATCGATAATATGAAGACAAACGTAGTCGAGTTTCAGCGGCTTTGTAAAATATTGACTTTCCGTGTATTCAAAGCACTCGGAAGAGGAATGAGTTTGAAG GACGCCGATTTATTTTGTAAATCTCACAATCTAATTGGACACGAGGGAAACAGAACTGGAATCAGACTTTTGCGCTATCCAGCTATTACTGAGGAAGTTTCATTGAAGGAAAACCAGACAAGAATTGGCGAACATACGGATTTTGCAACGTTAACTCTCTTGTTTAATGACGGTATTGGGGGACTGCAG ATGAAAACCTCCAAAGGAAACTTCGAAGATGTCAGATACATTCCGAATACAATCCTGCTCATAACAGGCGATATGATAGAATTCTGGAGCGGGGGACGATTGAAGTCTACG TTACATCGAGTAATTGTGCCAAATGATAAAGAGGAAAGATCAAAAATACGAAGAACAGTTGCTTATTTTGCTTCGGTTGACGATGAAGTCGAACTCAGAGAACTAGAGTTTAAGGATTCTCCACCGAAGAACATCGAAAGAAAAGTGATGACTTCTTTGGAATATTTCAACAAACGTTTTGGCGATTTGTTCTACCAATGA
- the LOC120326364 gene encoding uncharacterized protein LOC120326364 isoform X1, with protein sequence MNNKISKPTIVIFISAFLITVGGISYEITGFCSQMAQRLAENEKLMTDLSNKNVKLSLYIEDLKNILRQKDEYIKENRKQLADLLNKIEKLTLHTQYLENIIKQKDEYMEQRERENRKQITDLLNKIEKITSHNEYLENTTKQKDEYIEQREEEYSKMITDLSNKIERLTSDNKNFKDTIKQNDRDIEHLLRETKSVKQWGFMDYAKAAGTMGVLSYFGLPAIGVKIGGEAAVAIGKSTLPMIGMA encoded by the exons AtgaacaataaaatttcaaaaccaaCAATTGTTATATTCATTTCTGCTTTTCTTATTACTGTCGGTGGAATCTCGTACGAGATAACAGGATTTTGCTCTCAAATG GCGCAGCGACTTGCGGAAAATGAGAAACTGATGACTGACCTTTCGAACAAAAACGTAAAGTTGTCTTTGTACATCGAagatcttaaaaatatcttaagACAAAAAGACGAATACATA AAGGAAAATCGGAAACAGCTGGCTGATCTCTTGAACAAAATCGAAAAGTTGACACTGCACACCCAATATCTTGAGAATATCATAAAGCAAAAAGACGAATACATG GAACAGCGCGAACGGGAAAATCGGAAACAGATAACAGATCTGTTAAACAAAATCGAAAAGATAACATCACACAACGAATATCTTGAGAATACCACAAAACAAAAAGACGAATACATA GAACAGCGCGAAGAGGAATATAGTAAAATGATAACTGATTTGTCGAACAAAATCGAAAGGTTGACTTCTGACAACAAAAACTTCAAGGATACAATAAAGCAAAACGACAGAGATATT GAACATCTGCTAAGAGAAACAAAGAGTGTAAAACAATGG GGTTTCATGGATTACGCCAAGGCTGCAGGTACTATGGGTGTTTTATCCTACTTCGGTCTTCCTGCAATCGGAGTCAAGATAGGAGGCGAAGCAGCAGTTGCCATAGGGAAGTCCACTCTCCCAATGATTGGAATGGCGTAA